A stretch of the Porifericola rhodea genome encodes the following:
- the rpsT gene encoding 30S ribosomal protein S20 translates to MANHKSALKRIRSTETRRERNRYQLKTTRTFVKRLRNTTDKAEAEELYKKVSSMLDKLAKKNIIHKNNAAHKKAKLAKHVNELA, encoded by the coding sequence ATGGCAAATCATAAATCTGCATTAAAACGTATTCGTTCTACTGAAACTAGACGTGAGAGAAACCGTTATCAGTTGAAGACTACCCGTACTTTTGTTAAAAGGTTAAGAAATACCACGGACAAAGCTGAGGCAGAAGAGCTTTACAAAAAGGTATCTTCTATGCTGGACAAACTAGCGAAAAAGAACATTATTCATAAGAACAACGCAGCTCACAAAAAAGCTAAGCTTGCTAAGCATGTGAATGAACTTGCGTAA
- a CDS encoding DUF1684 domain-containing protein: MKKIIPVIVIVVIGISVLYTLQGGETEEEYIERIVEERERTERFMQSSDESPFAPEDITYKGLRFFEPKPAYKVRARLTPIQNKKLLKMPTSTGEEEKYIRYAYADFEIEGQQARLLVLQPFDSQTKLFVPFADATSGGETYGGGRYMDIEMPARTGSKSIKLDFNKAYNPYCAYNPTYSCPLPPKENILAFPVEAGEKAYKE, translated from the coding sequence ATGAAAAAGATTATTCCAGTTATTGTTATTGTAGTTATTGGCATTAGTGTGCTTTACACTTTGCAAGGGGGCGAAACGGAAGAAGAGTATATAGAACGGATAGTAGAAGAAAGAGAAAGAACAGAACGTTTTATGCAATCTTCTGATGAGTCTCCTTTTGCTCCAGAAGATATCACGTATAAAGGGCTTCGTTTTTTTGAGCCAAAACCTGCGTACAAAGTAAGAGCTCGCCTTACACCTATACAGAACAAAAAGCTGCTGAAAATGCCTACCTCTACTGGCGAGGAAGAGAAGTACATCCGTTATGCTTATGCGGATTTTGAAATAGAAGGGCAACAGGCTCGCCTATTGGTATTGCAACCTTTTGATTCGCAAACTAAACTTTTTGTGCCTTTTGCTGATGCTACCAGTGGAGGTGAGACTTATGGTGGGGGTAGGTATATGGACATAGAAATGCCTGCGCGTACTGGTAGTAAAAGTATAAAGCTGGATTTTAACAAAGCTTATAACCCCTATTGCGCTTATAACCCCACTTACAGTTGTCCGTTGCCGCCTAAAGAGAATATCTTAGCATTTCCTGTAGAGGCAGGCGAGAAGGCATATAAAGAGTAA
- the radC gene encoding RadC family protein: MANRYAFREKGILSWAEEDRPREKLLTRGRTALTDAELIAILIGSGTRNKSAVDLSKEILASVNYNLHELAKLTVSDLQKFDGIGEAKAISIVSALELGRRRKEVEPLKREKITCSEDAYRVVQPYLMDQAVEQFWIILLNRANLVIKPELISEGGVSGTVADPKVIFKKALDKLASSIILVHNHPSGNLTPSQADLQLTRKLKEAGKSLDLPVLDHLIFTDHAYYSFADEGML; encoded by the coding sequence ATGGCAAACCGATACGCCTTCCGCGAAAAAGGAATACTGAGTTGGGCTGAGGAAGATCGTCCTCGCGAAAAGCTGCTCACCAGGGGCAGAACAGCTCTTACAGATGCTGAGCTAATTGCTATCCTGATTGGCTCAGGAACCCGCAACAAAAGCGCAGTAGACCTCAGCAAAGAAATTCTGGCCAGTGTAAACTATAACCTTCATGAGCTGGCAAAACTCACAGTGAGCGATTTGCAAAAATTTGATGGCATAGGCGAAGCTAAAGCCATTAGCATTGTGAGTGCCCTGGAACTAGGCCGCCGCCGCAAAGAAGTAGAACCACTCAAAAGAGAAAAAATTACCTGCTCCGAAGATGCTTATCGGGTAGTGCAGCCTTATCTCATGGATCAGGCAGTAGAGCAGTTCTGGATCATTCTGCTGAATAGAGCCAATTTGGTTATTAAACCTGAGTTAATTAGCGAAGGTGGGGTTTCTGGTACTGTAGCAGACCCCAAAGTTATCTTTAAAAAAGCTCTGGACAAGCTGGCCAGTTCTATCATTCTGGTGCATAACCACCCTTCCGGAAATCTGACACCCAGCCAGGCAGATCTACAGCTTACCCGAAAGTTAAAAGAAGCGGGTAAAAGTCTGGACCTTCCGGTTTTAGATCATCTTATTTTTACAGACCATGCATATTACAGCTTTGCCGATGAAGGTATGTTATGA